The Clostridia bacterium DNA window GGAAAAAGAGCACGGCGAAGGCGACCGCTTGGATGACGGCGCCGACCGCCCATCCCTTGGCCAGGTCGGCGATCCAGGCGCCCAGCGGCTGCGTGCTCAACCCGAAGCGATGCTCCCAGTAGAATCCTCGCCAGTACGCGAACGGCGCGTCGACGAGCGCGAGAAGGAGCGAAAGGCCCACAGCGAACGCGGCAGCCGCCAGCACCGGCCGGCCGCGGGTCCCGTGCAGCACCCGCTCGGCCCACCGCTCCGCCGCCCCGGAGAACGCGATCCACGCGAGCACGGCCAGCTCGATCGCGGTGCGCGCGGCGAAGCTGAGGTAGGCGCCGCGCGCGTACGCGGCGCTCTTTTCGAAAAAGACGGCGGGAAAGAACTGCGCGGCCGTCCCGGACGGCACGTGCGGCCAGACGGCCGCCGCCACCAGCGCCGCCAGCATGGCGAAGGCGGTCAGGAGCCCCGCCAGGATCCAGCGCTCCGACTGCACGCCGCATCTCCCCTGTCCGCGCCTACGAGTCCCGCGCCCCGTCCCGCACGCGCTGCGCCTCCGCGAGCAGCGCCTCCAGCTCTTGCGGCCCGAACCGGTACACGGCCCCGCAGAAGTGGCAGCGCAGTTCCGCGCCGCCGTCCTCGCGCAGCATCGCCTCCAGTTCCCGCGGCCCCAGCGTGACAAGCGCGGCCGCGAGCCGCTCGCGGCTGCAGCGGCATCGGTACGCGACAGGCCGCTCCGCGAGCTTGCGGAAGCCGAGGTCGCCGAGGATCGCCGCGGCGATCGCGCCGGCCTCGCCCCCGTGGTGCACGAAACGGCTCACGCCGCCCAGCCGGGCGATGTTCGCCTCCAACCGCTCGGCCACGTCGTCGTCCGCGCCGGGCAACACCTCCACCAGCGCGCCGCCCGCGGCCAGCACGTGGCCGTCCGGGTCGACCAGCACCCCCAGCGCCACCGCCGTGCGCCGCTGCTCCGACTGCAGGAAGTAGTGCGCGAGGTCTTCGCCGATCTCTCCGGTGACGATCGCCGACGTCCCCGTGTAGGGCTCGCCGATGCCTTCGTCGCGGACCACGTAGAGCGTGCCGCGGCCGACCGCGCCGCCGACATCCAGCTTCCCCTGCGCGTTGAGGTCCAAGTCGACGTGCGGCTCGTGCGCGTACCCGCGCACCTCGATCG harbors:
- the hslO gene encoding Hsp33 family molecular chaperone HslO, with protein sequence MVRGTSHDASVRVLAAVTTPCVEEARRRHDLWPTAAAAVGRALTAAALMAEDLKDPGAVVIRFRGDGPLGGVVAEGRRPDRADDPIEVRGYAHEPHVDLDLNAQGKLDVGGAVGRGTLYVVRDEGIGEPYTGTSAIVTGEIGEDLAHYFLQSEQRRTAVALGVLVDPDGHVLAAGGALVEVLPGADDDVAERLEANIARLGGVSRFVHHGGEAGAIAAAILGDLGFRKLAERPVAYRCRCSRERLAAALVTLGPRELEAMLREDGGAELRCHFCGAVYRFGPQELEALLAEAQRVRDGARDS